The nucleotide sequence ATCCTGATCGGCGCGCGGGTGTTCTCGCTGACCTTCTACGGCGTCAACGGCCACATCTGGGTCGAGGAGCTGATGGTCTCCCTGCCCGGCGGCCAGATGGGCTTCCTGATCGCGGTCAGCGTGATGGTCTTCCTGCTGGCCTTCTTCCTCGACTTCTTCGAGCTGGCCTTCATCGTCATCCCGCTGCTGGCCCCGGCGGCGGACCGTCTGGGCATCGACCTGGTGTGGTTCGGCGTCATCCTGGCGGTGAACATGCAGACCAGCTTCATGCACCCGCCCTTCGGCTTCTCGCTGTTCTTCCTGCGCTCGGTGGCGCCGAAGGTGCCCTACATCGACCGCATCACGAAGAAGGAGACGGCCCCCGTCCTGACCAGCCAGATCTACTGGGGTGCGGTGCCCTTCGTCGTCATCCAGCTCGTCATGGTGGCTCTGGTGATCGCCTTCCCGCAGATGGTCATGCACTACAAGTCGACCGCCACCAAGCTCGACGACAAGCAGATCGAGGAGCAGTTCAAGGGCCTTGGCGGCGACCTCGACGACGACCTGCCGCCGCTGGAATTCAAGTGATCGAGACTGAGGAAGGGAGAACGACATGCGCATCGCCGTCGTAGGAGCCGGCGCCGTTGGCGGCGCGCTGGCCGGGTATCTCGCCGCCACGGGCCGGCACGAGCTGTCGCTGCTGGCCCGCGGCGCCCATCTCGCGGCGATCCGCGACGGCGGGCTGACCGTGCAGACGCCCAAGGGGACGCTGACCAGCCGGCCGCGGGCCAGCGATTCCGCCGCCGACCTCGGCCCGCAGGACGTGGTGATCGTCACGGTGAAGGGGCACGGGCTGCCGGCCCTGGCCCCGTCCTTCCCGGCGCTGTGCGGGCCGGACACGCTGGTGGTGGCTGCGCAGAACGGCATTCCCTGGTGGTACCTGTACGGCGCCGGGGACGGCGTGACGCCGGAGCCGCTGGAGGTGGTCGATCCCGGCGGCGCCATCTGGTCGGCCATCGGGCCGGAGCGGGTCGCCGCCTGCGTGATGGAGGTGCTGCCCGCCCGCATCGTCGAGCCCGGCGTCGTCGCCCACACCGCCCTGCCGGTGCTGGCCTTCGGCGCCCCCCGGCCCGGCGACCACTCGGAAAAGCTGGCGGCGCTGGCCGACTCCTTCAACGCGGCGGGCGCCACCGCGCGCCTGCCCGCCGACATCCGCGTGCCGCTGTGGAGCAAGCTGATGCTCAACATGGCGGTCGGCCCGACCAGCGTGCTGACCGGCGCCACCATGGGCGCCATGGAGCAGGCCCCCGGCATGGCCGCCGTCCAGGGCCGGCTGATGCGCGAATGCCTGGAGGTCGCCCATGCCTGGGGCGTCGCCCTGCCCGACGACATCGACGATCGGCTGAGCCGGGGCAGCGGCGTGCCGGGCCACAAGCCGTCGATGCTCCAGGATTTCGAGGCGGGGCGGAGCATGGAGATCGACCCCATCGTGACCACCGTCCTGGAGCTGGCCCGACGCCGCGGCGTGCCGGTGCCGACCATCGAAACATTGTGGGCGCTGACCGCCCTGAAGGAGCGGGTGGCGCGCGCCGACTGAGCGCACGTGCCCCCACCCTGGCCCTCCCCCGCTCACGCAGGGGAGGGGACTGCCGCCGCTTCGCGAAAATCACCCTCCCCTGCGCAGCGGGGGAGGGCCGGGGTGGGGGCAAGGACCAGCGCCACTGAAGAACGTCCCCCGGAGAAAAAACGACATGTCCCCCGCTTCCGATCGCATCACCAACTTCATCGCCGGCTCCTGGCGTCCGGGCCGCGAGCGGCTCGACATCTTCAACCCGTCGAATCTGGACGAGCTGGCCGGCTCCTACTCGCTCGCCGGCGCCGAGGACGTGACGGAGGCCGTTGCCGCGGCCCGCGCCGCCCAGCCGCAATGGCGCGCCGCCACGGTGGAGCAGCGCTCGCTGGTGCTCGACGCCATCTCCCGCGCGCTGTTCGACCGCAAGGACGAGCTGGCGCGCATCGCCGCGACCGAGGGCGGCAAGACCATTCCCGACGCGCTGGGCGAGATCACCCGCGCCGCCCACCTCGCCCGCTTCTTCGCCGCCGAGGCGCTGCGGGCGCCCGGCGAGACGCTGGGCTCGGTGCGGCCGGGGGTCGAGGTCGACGTGACGCGCGAGCCGGTCGGCGTCATCGGCCTCGTCACGCCCTGGAACTTCCCGGTCGCCACGCCGATGTGGAAGATCGCCCCGGCGCTGGCCTTCGGCAACGCGGTGATCTGGAAGCCGTCGGAGAAGACCCCCGGCATCTCCATCGCCGTCACCCGCCTCATCGCGGAGGCGCTGGAGGCCCACGGCATGCCCAGCAGCCTGTTCAATCTGGTGATCGGCGCCGGCCCGAACGTCGGCGCCGCCGTGGTCGACGCGGTGGACGCGGTGTCCTTCACCGGCTCGGTCA is from Azospirillum sp. TSH58 and encodes:
- a CDS encoding ketopantoate reductase family protein, yielding MRIAVVGAGAVGGALAGYLAATGRHELSLLARGAHLAAIRDGGLTVQTPKGTLTSRPRASDSAADLGPQDVVIVTVKGHGLPALAPSFPALCGPDTLVVAAQNGIPWWYLYGAGDGVTPEPLEVVDPGGAIWSAIGPERVAACVMEVLPARIVEPGVVAHTALPVLAFGAPRPGDHSEKLAALADSFNAAGATARLPADIRVPLWSKLMLNMAVGPTSVLTGATMGAMEQAPGMAAVQGRLMRECLEVAHAWGVALPDDIDDRLSRGSGVPGHKPSMLQDFEAGRSMEIDPIVTTVLELARRRGVPVPTIETLWALTALKERVARAD